In a genomic window of Sphingomonas koreensis:
- a CDS encoding GGDEF domain-containing protein produces MFQSIEFSSKPGDRYAQQLRRGFRRLRFEPEIEAEYRRKLIETERLPAAICAGAGALVWFAFTLLDLHRLTILGLWGHFDPMVWLWVGARWSVLALLVAGAIVIRRGRGDYGWLSWTMYSAMGLAIAVTTMIVHGKGAFAAENAQIVVVMAAFLPLGLTFRRALAAALLVALVSAFMLLFLDTRHGFGHSLQIVAMLLMAVPVSAMGGYLREHSQRRQFLLTAILDRQANTDPLTGLANRRSLFTHAERIVHLATKQGVAVALAIIDVDHFKRFNDSYGHGAGDLALQRIAHTLSADLRHPLDIAARLGGEEFCILLYGATPDDAHARFDGVLARIRRLAIPHIRSPGGFLTLSIGAATLARGERFNTLVSRADAALYRAKHEGRDRLCWA; encoded by the coding sequence ATGTTCCAGTCGATCGAATTCAGCAGCAAGCCGGGAGACCGCTATGCGCAGCAATTGCGCCGCGGTTTCCGGCGGCTGCGGTTCGAGCCCGAGATCGAGGCCGAGTATCGCCGCAAGCTGATCGAGACCGAACGCCTCCCCGCCGCGATCTGTGCCGGCGCGGGTGCGCTTGTCTGGTTCGCCTTCACCCTGCTCGACCTTCATCGCCTCACGATTCTGGGCCTCTGGGGCCATTTCGATCCGATGGTCTGGCTCTGGGTCGGCGCGCGCTGGTCGGTGCTGGCCCTGCTGGTCGCCGGCGCGATCGTCATTCGAAGGGGGCGTGGCGACTATGGCTGGCTTTCCTGGACGATGTACTCCGCGATGGGCCTCGCCATCGCGGTCACCACAATGATCGTCCACGGCAAAGGCGCGTTCGCGGCGGAGAATGCCCAGATCGTGGTGGTGATGGCGGCCTTCCTCCCGCTCGGCCTCACCTTCCGCCGGGCGCTTGCCGCGGCGCTGCTGGTCGCGCTCGTCTCGGCCTTCATGCTGCTCTTCCTCGATACGCGCCACGGGTTCGGGCACAGCCTCCAGATCGTCGCGATGCTGCTGATGGCGGTGCCGGTCTCGGCGATGGGCGGCTATCTGCGCGAGCATTCGCAACGCCGCCAGTTCCTGCTCACCGCGATTCTCGACCGCCAGGCCAATACCGATCCCCTCACCGGCCTCGCCAATCGCCGCAGCCTGTTCACGCATGCCGAGCGGATCGTGCATCTCGCCACGAAGCAGGGCGTGGCGGTCGCGCTGGCGATCATCGATGTCGATCATTTCAAGCGCTTCAACGACAGCTACGGGCACGGCGCGGGCGATCTGGCGCTTCAACGGATCGCCCACACGCTGTCGGCCGATCTGCGCCACCCGCTCGATATCGCCGCACGCCTTGGCGGCGAGGAATTCTGCATCCTGCTCTACGGCGCCACGCCCGACGACGCGCACGCCCGGTTCGATGGCGTGCTCGCGCGCATCCGCCGCCTCGCCATCCCGCACATCAGATCGCCGGGCGGATTTCTGACCCTCAGCATCGGTGCCGCGACCCTCGCCCGGGGCGAGCGCTTCAACACGCTCGTGTCCCGCGCCGACGCCGCACTCTACCGCGCGAAGCATGAGGGCCGCGACCGGTTGTGCTGGGCGTAG
- a CDS encoding cold-shock protein yields MSITGTVKFFNPDKGFGFIAPDGGGNDAFVHISAVERSGMATLNQDQRVSYDLEEDRRGKMAAVNIQHAE; encoded by the coding sequence ATGAGCATCACCGGCACCGTCAAATTCTTCAACCCCGACAAGGGCTTTGGCTTCATCGCTCCCGATGGCGGCGGCAACGACGCCTTCGTCCACATCTCGGCGGTCGAGCGTTCGGGCATGGCCACCCTCAACCAGGACCAGCGCGTCAGCTACGATCTGGAAGAGGATCGCCGCGGCAAGATGGCCGCGGTCAACATTCAGCACGCCGAATAA
- a CDS encoding inorganic phosphate transporter produces MHELAFPLLVGLILVALAFDFLNGLHDAANSIATVVATRLLGPVQAVAFAAFFNFAAYFLTLAWPELHKVAETIGKGIIDKDLVTPGVVFGALIGAIFWNVVTWIKGIPSSSSHALVGGIVGAGVAHAGVTGIEWSGLNKTLIAIVLSPLLGMMLAMLIMLVSSWAFARATNRTAEKSFRALHLFSSAAYSVSHGLNDAQKTMGIITVLLYSTGYLSGEFHVPHWVAIACYVAIALGTLSGGWKIIETMGSRITKLSQHQGFSASMGGSIMVFTASLLGIPVSTTHTITGSIIGAGTARRASAVRWGVARNVIWAWFITIPASAAVGALFYLLTRLF; encoded by the coding sequence ATGCACGAGCTCGCCTTCCCGCTCCTTGTCGGCCTGATCCTGGTCGCGCTGGCGTTCGACTTCCTCAACGGCCTGCACGACGCCGCCAATTCGATCGCCACCGTCGTCGCGACCCGGCTGCTCGGGCCGGTCCAGGCGGTCGCCTTCGCCGCCTTCTTCAACTTCGCCGCCTATTTCCTGACGCTCGCCTGGCCGGAGCTGCACAAGGTCGCCGAAACGATCGGCAAGGGGATCATCGACAAGGACCTGGTCACGCCGGGGGTGGTGTTCGGTGCGCTGATCGGGGCGATATTCTGGAACGTCGTCACCTGGATCAAGGGCATCCCCTCCTCGTCCAGCCACGCGCTGGTCGGCGGCATCGTCGGCGCCGGCGTCGCGCATGCCGGGGTCACCGGCATCGAGTGGAGCGGCCTCAACAAGACGCTCATCGCCATCGTCCTCTCGCCGCTGCTCGGCATGATGCTGGCGATGCTGATCATGCTCGTATCGAGCTGGGCCTTCGCCCGCGCGACCAACCGCACGGCGGAGAAGAGCTTCCGCGCCCTCCACCTCTTCTCCTCGGCCGCCTATTCGGTCAGCCACGGCCTCAACGATGCGCAGAAGACGATGGGGATCATCACCGTCCTGCTCTACTCGACCGGCTACCTCTCGGGCGAGTTCCACGTGCCGCACTGGGTCGCCATCGCCTGTTATGTCGCGATCGCGCTCGGCACGCTGTCGGGCGGATGGAAGATCATCGAGACGATGGGCAGCCGCATCACCAAGCTGTCGCAGCATCAGGGGTTCAGCGCCTCGATGGGCGGGTCGATCATGGTGTTCACCGCGTCGCTGCTCGGCATCCCGGTGTCGACCACCCACACGATCACCGGCAGCATCATCGGCGCCGGCACCGCCCGCCGTGCCTCGGCCGTGCGTTGGGGCGTCGCGCGCAACGTCATCTGGGCGTGGTTCATCACCATCCCCGCGTCCGCCGCCGTCGGCGCGCTCTTCTACCTGCTCACGCGCCTGTTCTAG
- a CDS encoding DUF47 family protein — protein MPYRSEGTAIDAPVRILLVTSRGTGRWVIPKGNAAAAGSVPHACAAREAEEEAGVHGAACPTPLGSFRYRKTRGNGASLMVDVDVFPLAVTHELPKWKEQHQRERRWFTLAEAANAVDEPDLADLIRSFGASEFNAAARRTGVLAAAAHKSRVSEMFAWFQRLLPKTGNFFELFEAHAVTITASADALARLFQGGGSPQDHIREIMEREHDADGIIREVLQTVRKTFLTPFDRSAITSLIGAMDDAVDEMQAAAAAVDLYEVTEFEQEMRDMAAIIVDAARLTAEAMPLLRDVAKNGVRLHELTERLVRMEGHADDIHDAGVKRAFKAYGHDPMKFIVAREIYKHLERITDALEDVANEIDGIVIDHA, from the coding sequence TTGCCGTACCGTTCCGAAGGGACCGCCATCGATGCGCCCGTGCGCATCCTGCTGGTCACGTCGCGCGGCACCGGGCGCTGGGTGATCCCCAAGGGCAATGCCGCGGCCGCCGGCTCGGTGCCGCACGCCTGCGCCGCGCGTGAGGCGGAGGAGGAAGCCGGCGTCCACGGCGCCGCCTGCCCCACCCCGCTCGGCTCGTTCCGCTATCGCAAGACGCGCGGCAACGGCGCCTCGCTGATGGTCGATGTCGATGTGTTCCCGCTCGCCGTCACGCATGAGCTGCCCAAATGGAAGGAGCAGCATCAGCGCGAACGGCGCTGGTTCACCCTCGCCGAGGCCGCCAATGCGGTGGACGAGCCCGACCTCGCCGATCTCATCCGCAGCTTCGGCGCTTCCGAATTCAACGCGGCCGCGCGCCGCACCGGCGTGCTTGCCGCCGCCGCCCATAAATCAAGGGTTTCCGAGATGTTCGCCTGGTTCCAGCGCCTGCTCCCGAAGACGGGCAATTTCTTCGAGCTGTTCGAGGCGCATGCGGTGACGATCACTGCGTCGGCCGATGCCCTCGCCCGCCTGTTCCAGGGCGGCGGATCGCCGCAGGACCATATCCGCGAGATCATGGAGCGCGAGCATGATGCAGACGGCATCATCCGCGAAGTGCTTCAGACCGTGCGCAAGACCTTCCTCACCCCGTTCGACCGCAGCGCGATCACCAGCCTGATCGGCGCGATGGACGATGCGGTGGACGAGATGCAGGCCGCCGCCGCCGCGGTCGACCTATACGAGGTCACCGAGTTCGAGCAGGAAATGCGCGACATGGCCGCGATCATCGTCGATGCCGCACGCCTCACCGCCGAGGCGATGCCGCTGCTGCGCGACGTCGCCAAGAACGGCGTCCGCCTCCACGAGCTGACCGAACGTCTGGTCCGCATGGAGGGCCATGCCGACGACATCCACGACGCCGGCGTCAAGCGCGCATTCAAGGCCTATGGCCACGACCCGATGAAGTTCATCGTCGCGCGTGAGATCTACAAGCATCTCGAACGCATCACCGACGCGCTCGAGGACGTCGCGAACGAGATCGACGGCATCGTCATCGATCACGCCTGA
- a CDS encoding efflux RND transporter periplasmic adaptor subunit, protein MRMILTLCASATLLAACGGNDAALKKGREAPLVTLAAVQPARFVERIDAVGTARANEQVTLTAPVTQRIVRLNFDDGAYVAKGQVIAVLETATQSAQLAQAQARAREAHQQLERLEALKARGFATRSAVDTQVALAGQANAQAAEARAGINDRVVRAPFGGWVSLRNISAGAVVTAGTEIVTVSDVSRIKLDFPVPETLLAQLKPGQPIVAVAAAYPDQPFRGTVDTVDPVLNPQTRATTVRAVLANGDRRLKPGMLLTVTIESAERTVPAVPELALVGEGENMFVFTVENGKAKRVQVRTGLRQNGMVEIVDGLRAGQRVVTEGVVKIADGQAVRTGAADNAKGRSGAAAKADEPKAGGKAG, encoded by the coding sequence ATGCGAATGATTCTCACCCTTTGCGCGTCCGCAACCCTTCTGGCGGCCTGCGGCGGCAACGATGCGGCGCTCAAGAAGGGGCGCGAAGCCCCGTTGGTGACGCTGGCGGCGGTCCAGCCGGCGCGCTTCGTCGAGCGGATCGATGCAGTCGGCACCGCGCGCGCCAACGAGCAGGTGACGCTGACCGCGCCGGTGACCCAGCGCATCGTTCGCCTCAATTTCGACGACGGCGCCTATGTGGCGAAGGGACAGGTGATCGCTGTGCTCGAGACCGCGACGCAGAGCGCCCAGCTTGCACAGGCACAGGCACGGGCCCGCGAGGCGCATCAGCAACTCGAGCGGCTGGAGGCGCTGAAGGCGCGCGGTTTCGCGACGCGCAGCGCGGTCGATACGCAGGTCGCGCTCGCAGGGCAGGCCAACGCCCAGGCCGCAGAGGCCCGCGCCGGGATCAACGACCGCGTCGTGCGCGCGCCGTTCGGCGGCTGGGTCTCGCTGCGCAACATCTCCGCCGGGGCGGTGGTGACGGCGGGGACCGAGATCGTGACCGTCAGCGACGTCAGCCGCATCAAGCTCGATTTCCCCGTGCCCGAGACGCTGCTGGCGCAGTTGAAGCCTGGCCAGCCGATCGTGGCAGTCGCCGCCGCCTATCCCGACCAACCCTTTCGAGGGACGGTGGATACCGTCGATCCCGTACTGAACCCCCAGACCCGCGCGACGACCGTGCGCGCGGTGCTGGCGAATGGCGACCGCAGGCTGAAGCCGGGCATGTTGCTGACGGTGACGATCGAGTCCGCCGAACGAACCGTGCCCGCGGTTCCCGAGCTGGCGCTGGTGGGCGAGGGCGAGAACATGTTCGTCTTCACCGTCGAGAACGGCAAGGCGAAGCGGGTGCAGGTCCGTACCGGGCTGCGTCAGAACGGGATGGTCGAGATCGTCGACGGTCTGCGCGCCGGTCAGCGCGTGGTGACCGAGGGGGTCGTCAAGATTGCCGATGGCCAGGCGGTGCGCACCGGCGCGGCGGACAATGCCAAGGGACGATCGGGCGCGGCCGCCAAGGCGGATGAGCCCAAGGCTGGCGGCAAGGCCGGCTGA